From the genome of Pelosinus fermentans DSM 17108:
ACCCGCAAGCTGCGGTGATAACAATTGCCGCGATGAAGATAGGCTGCAGATTCATTAGGATTTACCTCAATTGCTGCCGTAAAATCTTGCAATGCATCTACATATTGTCCTAATGTGCCGTATAACAAGCCTCTTTGTATTAACGCATCATAATGCTTAGGATTAGCGGATAGTACCTTTGTAAAAGCGTTACAGGCTCTTACCCAATCTTTCTGCTCCAATAGCGCCATCCCATATAAATAGTCCCGCTGTTCATGGTTCTTATTTAATAGCTGACCTTTGCTCTTTTTTTCCTCAAATTTCATTTTAGAGTGCTTCTCGCAATATTGCCGTATGCTCGCGATTACTTCTGGTATATTGATTTCCTCATATTTTGCCAAACTATCTTTAATATATTGAGAATCAAGAGCTGCGCTAGCGGAATCTTTGGCCAACGATTGTTTATTAAATCGATCCCCTTTTGTCAGTAAAATACGCTGTTCCAATTCCAAATGCAACTCTGTAAGACCCGTTCCTGCACTAGTCAAACTTCTATACCGAAGTAACTGTTCCTCAAATAATTGATTAAACAATCTTTCATCCACATAAAGTACAGTATGAAATTTCTCTGCTATCCATTCCCGAATCGGAAGAGCGATTTGTTTTGCAAGCTCTGGCTGCTCCTTGTCTAACCAAATTTCCACTCGATAATAGGTATAAGCAGCAATTTCAAAGATGGTAGCATCTCCTAAGTATTGCTTTGACACCTGCAAATTCTGGTCATCCTGCCCTTTTATATCAGACTTTCCCCAAGAAACAGCAGTCTGTATGAGTCCTAGAAATAGCGCGTAAACATCTGGATTTTCGATGTCCACCTTCTTCATCTCTTGTAGTATCCATTTGCGAACCATCGAATTTTTTTCCGTATTTTTTGAAAATAACCACGAAAAGATACTCAAAATCAACCCTCCTTTTATTATATAATTATCGCATAATTTGGAAAATACACAACCCTAAAGAAGCAGGATTTATTCTAATACATGATGCTGAATAAAAAAAGAGTCAAGCAGATCAATGCCTGACTCAGTGGCCTCGCAAAAACATCTCAACGGTTTTTAATGATGGCAATCCTTTTCTTCCCCCAAGAGTCTGGGTATTAAGAGCAGCTACTGCACTGGCAAACTCGGCACATTTTTTCAGGGGCATGTTATGGAGAAGTCCATATAAGAAGCCTCCGTGATAACTATCTCCGCATCCTGTGGTGTCTACCACATTGTCCATTTTAAATGCAGGTTGATGAAAGATACCAATGTCGTTGTCGAAGACCCAGCTTCCATTGATTCCATCTGTTATTACGACAAGTTTTAAGCCGGATTTTAGTAATGACTCCCCTGCACGATCCACTTTAGTTTCATCTGTATAGGTAAGAGCGAATTCCTTTGCCAAAATACAAATGTCTACCTTTGGTACAATTCGCCGCATACTTGGGTTGTATCGATTTGCACCACCATCAAATGATATTTTAACACCCGCGTGTTTTGCAATATCGATTGCCGCTAAGCTAGCGTCTAAATGCCTCCCATTCAAATGAAGAACTTTGGCTCCTTGTATGATAGGGGTATACTTTGTAATGTCTCTTATTTCTGGAACTGATCCAGGACGATAGAGAATGGCACGAATGCCAGTATCTTTCTCAACTAGTATATTGGCAATTGAAGAAGAGTGCTCCGGAAAAATTTCGAGGCAGTGAGTCTGCACATTATATTTTTTAAAATCTTCTGCAATCAGCAAGCCGCTCCAATCATCCCCTAGATTGTCAATCATTATCGTGTTGGCTCCTAATTTTGCCAGCGTCACCATCGCTGTGGCAACAGGTCCACCGCCATCAAGAACCATCCTGGATGCTTTTTGCACTTCTCTGGTCCTAGGAAAGGCGTCAACAACAGTAAACATATCCAAAGTGGATACCCCAAGTCCTACCACATCCACCTTGCTATTCACTTCATCATACACGGTCATCACTCTTTTCATTTATTTTCTAATTCACTACAAAGAGAAGCAGCGTGCTATCCTTACTTCTTAGAATGGCACGCCTTTCTCAAATTTTCAGCCTAGCCCTGCACATTGTTAATGGCATGAGCCTTGGTTTTTATATAATTTGGAATCAAAAGTACTATTACTAGAATCGCTATAAGGATATAAATCCCTGTTGGACCTACTGCCTCATATGCTTTACCTAACAAAATTCCTAAGAAACCAAAATCTGCATCACCGAAAGTTGTATTCTGGAATCCTAACTGCCCAAGGACAGGAAGCAGAAATGCAGGTAAAAAAGTAATGAGCAAACCATTTACAAACGCTCCTAATGCAGCTCCTCTTCTGCCACCAGTGGCATTTCCGTAGATTCCAGCCGTAGCGCCGCAGAAGAAATGCGGAACAAGCCCTGGTATGATGAGCACACCTCCAGCAGTTCCTAATAGTAACATGCCTATTATACCGCCAATAAAGGAACTAATAAAGCCGATTACCACAGCTGTTGGGGCATAGGTAAAAAATACAGCACAATCCACCGCAGGAATTGCGTTGGGTATGATTTTGGTTGCTATTCCTTGAAAAGCAGGGATTAAATCACCAAGGATCATTCGAACACCTGCATACACGATGGTAACACCAACAGCAAATTTCAGAGCGGACATGATGGCAAATAGGAAGGGTGACATTTCACCAGATAAAGTGGTTACATAGCTGGGTCCCGCAGCAAAAGCTGCAATTAAATAGAATATCATCATGGTCAGCGCTGTGGATATGGTAGTATCCCTGAGAAATCCCCATTGCTCGGGTACTTCCATCTTTTCTGTACTTTCTTCTGGTTTTCCAGCAAATTTTCCAACCCAGGCAGATAAATAATAACCTAGGCTGCCAAAGTGTCCCATGGCAATTTCATCACCATCCGTCACCTTTAACGTATATTTCTGACCAATTGCCGGCGAGATGGCACTCCATGCCCCAAGAATAAAACCACCAATGAGAATCAGTTCGACTCCTTTCATGCCTGAGGCACCTAGAACCGCTGAAAGAAGACACGCCATAAAGAAACTATGATGCCCTGTTAGAAACACATATTTATATTTAGTAAATCTTGCAATAAGAAGATTAATTACCAAACCAGCTACGAGAATAGACATGGTTTCAATGCCCAGTACTTTTTGTGCTACGGAAACGATAGCTTCATTATTAGGAACTACGCCAGTAATATGAAAACCTTCTTCAATCATTTTTCCCAGGGGTGTCAAATTCGCAACGATAAAATCAGCACCTGCCCCTAGCATCAAATAGCCTAGAATTGGCTTTAAAGTCCCTGTCATGACTTTGAACATAGGTCTTTTTAGAGCTACCAGCCCGATGAGTGCCATAATTCCCATTAATAATGCCGGTTGTTTCAGTACGTCCCGAAAGAATTCTAGAATAATGGTAAATGTGGACATAGATCATACCTCCTACATTTTACTTTCTTGTATTTTTTTTAGAATCTCAAGAACATCTTCTTCAATCTTTTTCTTATTAATGTAACTTCGAACCACCGCCACTTCACGACCTTCAAATTGATAGGCCAGCTCTTTTACCGTAATAATCAAGTCCGCCTTTTTCCCTTGGGCCGAATTAAAATCTGCTGATTCCACAGAAGCTTTAATATGATGGTCTTCACAAATCTCATCAATTTTCATTTTCAGCATAATACTGCTGCCAATCCCATTTCCACACACGGTTAAGATGGTAAGCATAATTAGGTCACCTCCTATCTACTTCTTTGCTATTGATATATGCTAAAATTTCGTCTTTACTGCTTGCTGTATCCGCCATTGTCTTAAATTCTTCATCATCTAATAATTGCATGAGTTCAGCTAACGCTTTTAAATGGGTAGTATTATCTACAGCACACAAGAAGACCGCTACACTAACAGGATCATTCTCCTTGCTGCCAAAGTTCACTGGATTCTTTAGAGTCATCAATGCCATTCCCACTTTTTTTGCTCCATCTTCCGGTCTTGCATGAGGCATGGCAATCCCTTTTGCAATAACAATATAGGCTCCCATTTTCTTTACCGTATTCACCATGGCATCCACATAGCGATGTTCAATCAACCCACGATCCTCTAAAAGTTTTCCGCCTGCATAAATTACCTCCTCCCAACTCTTCGCTTTTACTTTTACCTCTATCATATCTGCCGTTAATAGTTCTCTTAACAATGGTTGTACAACTCCCTTCTGCCCTACATTGTCCGTTTTTAAAATTTTCGCCAGTCCTGTTACTAATGCATCATAGTTTTTTATGTCACAATGTTCTTCAATCAGCCTTAGTGTCTGGATAAAAATATTCTTTGGCTGAAAGTGGTATTGGGTTAAATATTTTTTTAAGTTCTCAACATCTTTATCTAGAAGCATCGGATTGACCTGTACCCAAGGAACTGCATCACATTTTATAGGCAGTGTTGTTATAATAAGATCAACTTCCTGATATTTGAGAATTTGACCTATTTGACGATAAGCAATCACATCCACAATATTCACCTGAAATAATTGCTGTAATCTGGAAGAGAGCAACCTGGCAGTACCTAATCCCGTACTGCAAACCACCAGAATCCTCTTTTCCATTTCTTTTTTGTCTTTTAATTTTTCTAAAGCTGCGCCAAAATGCAAGGTAAAATACCCGATTTCTTCATCATCAAAT
Proteins encoded in this window:
- a CDS encoding carbohydrate kinase family protein; this encodes MKRVMTVYDEVNSKVDVVGLGVSTLDMFTVVDAFPRTREVQKASRMVLDGGGPVATAMVTLAKLGANTIMIDNLGDDWSGLLIAEDFKKYNVQTHCLEIFPEHSSSIANILVEKDTGIRAILYRPGSVPEIRDITKYTPIIQGAKVLHLNGRHLDASLAAIDIAKHAGVKISFDGGANRYNPSMRRIVPKVDICILAKEFALTYTDETKVDRAGESLLKSGLKLVVITDGINGSWVFDNDIGIFHQPAFKMDNVVDTTGCGDSYHGGFLYGLLHNMPLKKCAEFASAVAALNTQTLGGRKGLPSLKTVEMFLRGH
- a CDS encoding PTS ascorbate transporter subunit IIC — protein: MSTFTIILEFFRDVLKQPALLMGIMALIGLVALKRPMFKVMTGTLKPILGYLMLGAGADFIVANLTPLGKMIEEGFHITGVVPNNEAIVSVAQKVLGIETMSILVAGLVINLLIARFTKYKYVFLTGHHSFFMACLLSAVLGASGMKGVELILIGGFILGAWSAISPAIGQKYTLKVTDGDEIAMGHFGSLGYYLSAWVGKFAGKPEESTEKMEVPEQWGFLRDTTISTALTMMIFYLIAAFAAGPSYVTTLSGEMSPFLFAIMSALKFAVGVTIVYAGVRMILGDLIPAFQGIATKIIPNAIPAVDCAVFFTYAPTAVVIGFISSFIGGIIGMLLLGTAGGVLIIPGLVPHFFCGATAGIYGNATGGRRGAALGAFVNGLLITFLPAFLLPVLGQLGFQNTTFGDADFGFLGILLGKAYEAVGPTGIYILIAILVIVLLIPNYIKTKAHAINNVQG
- a CDS encoding PTS sugar transporter subunit IIB, coding for MLTILTVCGNGIGSSIMLKMKIDEICEDHHIKASVESADFNSAQGKKADLIITVKELAYQFEGREVAVVRSYINKKKIEEDVLEILKKIQESKM
- a CDS encoding tetratricopeptide repeat protein — protein: MSIFSWLFSKNTEKNSMVRKWILQEMKKVDIENPDVYALFLGLIQTAVSWGKSDIKGQDDQNLQVSKQYLGDATIFEIAAYTYYRVEIWLDKEQPELAKQIALPIREWIAEKFHTVLYVDERLFNQLFEEQLLRYRSLTSAGTGLTELHLELEQRILLTKGDRFNKQSLAKDSASAALDSQYIKDSLAKYEEINIPEVIASIRQYCEKHSKMKFEEKKSKGQLLNKNHEQRDYLYGMALLEQKDWVRACNAFTKVLSANPKHYDALIQRGLLYGTLGQYVDALQDFTAAIEVNPNESAAYLHRGNCYHRSLRVKDKSLADYSEAIRLSPNNAAGYFGRGELYDEIALHKEKQALEKNDHLSYAHVSEEFLEAIHDYSQVIVLEPEHDAAYANRALLYARKARAYQNMDDITNAIADFEKAMSLNWEHGYLYKQQDEMKELLEDSQLEKEA